The sequence TCTGACGCCGAGTTCCTTGCCAACTGCCTGGCTGGGCGACGTGCGCGGCAAGAAAGTCTTGTGCCTGGCTGCCGCCGGCGGCCAGCAGGCGCCTGTGCTGGCGGCGGCCGGCGCCGAGGTGACAGTGTTTGACTTGTCGCCAGAGCAGTTGGCAAAGGACGCCACGGTGGCCCGCCGCGATGGCTTGCCGCTGCATATCGTGCAAGGCGACATGCGGGATCTGTCGCTGTTTGCCGATGCCAGCTTTGATCTGGTTTTTCATCCTGTATCTAACCAGTACGTTCCCGATATCCAGCCGGTATGGAAGGAATGTTTTCGTGTGTTGCGTCCAGGTGGCGCATTGCTGGCCAGCTTTTTCAATCCGGCTGTCTTTATCGCAGACAGGGATCCGTCGTATGCGGCGCAAGGCATGATCAAGCCGCGTTTCCAGGTTCCTTATTCGGATCTGGAAGACTTGGGCAGCGCCGAACTGGCGGCCAAACGAGAGGAGCGGGGGGCCATGATCTTCGGCCATAGCCTGGCGAGCCAGATCGGCGGCCAGCTTGCTGCCGGATTCGTGCTGGCGGGGTTCCTAGAGGAGATGCAGCCTAATCCGCGCTTTGAAATCGAAAAGTTCATGCCTAGTTTCATGGCTACCAGAAGCGTGAAGCTTTAGCTCTGCGCTATGATCGTGCCTAGCCATTTCGATCAATCCTGATACCTGCCCATGCAACACACCAATCCGCCAGACCTGCCGCACGAGCTTGTTTGCCTGCGCCCGTTGAGCAGGGCCGACCTGCCCGCGTGGTATGCCTACCTGACCATGCCGCATGTGCTGGAACATACCAGCTGGCAGCTGCATTCCATCGATGATCTGCAGCAGAAATTCGACGGACTGGAATCTACGGACCCAGCTTCGGAGCTGCGTTTCGCTATCGTCTTGCGCAGTTCCGGCGAGCTGGTCGGCAGCATTGGTTTTCACAGTCTGTCGCAGCCGAATAAAACCGCCGAAATCGCCTATGACCTGGCGCCCGGCGTCTGGGGCATGGGGATTGCGCCGTCTGCCTGTGCGGCCATGACGGACTGGGCTTTCGACCGCCTTGGCGTGGTGCGGATCCAGGCCACTGCGCTGGACTCCAATACGCGCACGTTGCGGGTCCTGGAAAAATGCGGCTTCCAGCGCGAAGGTTTGCTGCGCAATTTCAGGATGGTGCGCGGTGAACCCAGGAATTTCTGGATCTACGCGCGTCTCAACCCCGGCCAGCCTTGACCGGCCTCAAGCCGGCTTGACCACGCCGGATTCGGCCAGGCCAGCCTCGGAGCGGTCGCCCAGCAGGTAGCGCGGGCCGCTGCCGCGCCGCTGCGCCGTATCCTCCGGATTGTAGAGCGCGCACTTCTTGAGCGACAGGCAGCCGCAGCCTATGCATGAGGTGAGCTGGTCGCGCAGCGCCGTCAAGGTGTCTATGCGCTGCTGCAGCAGTGGCTGCCATGAGCGCGACAGACGCTCCCAATCCTGCTTGGTCGGGGTGCGCTGCAAGGGCAGGGTAGACAGGGCCAGCTTGATCTCGTCCAGGCTCAGGCCTACCGTCTGAGCGACGCGGATAAAGGCGACCCGGCGCAACACGTCGCGGGAGAACTGCCGCTGCCTGCCGGCTTCGCGCTTGCTGCTGATCAGGCCCTGTTCTTCATAAAAGCGCAGTGCGCTGGCGGCGACGCCGGAGCGCTTGGCCAGCTCGCCGATGGTGATCAATTGATCGCTCACAATGTTCCTTGAAATCCATGTTGACTTCAAGTTTACTTGAACTTTCATAATTTGGTGTGATATCAACTTCGGAGCGACGCAATGAGCGAACTGATCCAAGACCTTACACTACAGCAGCTGCTCGACGCCAACGGCCGTTTTGCGTTGAACGGCAAAGGCACCACCAACCATTGCCCGATGGCGTTATGCGCGCTTGCTGCCATGGGCGCGCCGCCGGCACGCCTGCATGAATTCTTCTTGCAATGGGAGCAGCGTTTTGCGCTGCCGGAAGCGCCGCCGGGCTTGCGCATCGCACGCGGATCTTGGGCCGCGCATATCAGCCAGGTTGAGGCATTCTCGGCACTGCGCCTGTGTTTTCAGGAATGGATGATGGAAGAAGGGCCAGATGCGGTAATTGCGCAGGTCTTCAGCCGGCTGCCGTTTGCGCCGGCCAGCGGCGCATTTCATGCGGTGATCCGGCTTGCCTATGGGTTGGAGGCGATGCATGACGGCGAAATCGCCGCCGGCTTGGCTGCGCTGGTCAGCGGCAATCTGCCGATCGAGATTGATATCGAGGAGCATGGTGTAGCGGCGTCCGTCGGCGCTGGCCTTGCCACTTTGTCGGAAGCCTTGCATGGCACAGTATTCAAAGGCGACATGATTACCACGCGCCTGCGCGCAGTGGCGTTGCATCCGCTGTTCCGTTCGGCGCTGCCGGCGCCGCCAAGGTTGGCGCCCCTCAACGCCAGGCTGCTGGATGACATGGCGCGCGCGGCAATCCAGCTGTATTGGCAAACCAATAATTTCACGGCGCTGCATATGGTGACCGGCTTGCACGCGGTGCGCCGCGTTTTCAGCCATCTGCCGGAACAGATTGCCGAGAGTCTGTTGCCGGATTTGTGGAAAGCTTTCTGCGCTGCCTATGTGTCGATCGGCGCGCCGCCGCAGGCTGAAGGTACTGGCCATGCCTTGGCGGACGGCGCCGATCCCTGGCTGCAGCTGTTCAGGCTGGCGCTGTCATCCGACGATGATCACGACATCAAGACTGTCTATACATGCTACTGCGAAAACCTGCGGGCGCCGTCGCTCCTGTATTCGGCCGCGGCGGCAAGAAGGGTGCGGCATCTGAGCTGACGGCTGGCGACGGATTCGTGGTAAATTTTCGGTCTTGAGCAATTGCTCTGTGCAGCTTTGGACCCGCCGCCATGATAGACGCCATACAAACAGTCGAACCGCATGACCTTGAGCAGCTGCGCCAATTCACCGAGCGGATCATCGTCGCCGAGAAAGTCACCGGCGATCCGGCCCTGCAAGCGGAACTGATCCATAACGTCCATCAGAATCTCGACTGGTGGCTGGCAAACCGTGAGCATTGCTGCCATCTCAAATACACGCGCGACGGCAGGATTGTCGCCGTGGTGCTGGTCAAGAATTTCTGGAACCTGTGTAGCCTGTTCGTGACGCCCGAGCTGCATCGCCAAGGTATCGGCCGTGCCTTGATCCTGGCAGCGGTCCAGCACTGCCGCGCCCTGAGCGAGAGGCCGTCGATTCGCCTTAACTCGGCGCCCAATGCAGTGGCCTTTTATGCGGCCCTGGGATTCCAGCCTGCAGAAAGCACGAGAACGCTGCCGCCAGGATTCCGTGCCATGGCCTTGCGATTGTGAATCAAGCTCGGCGGCAGCATCATGAT comes from Collimonas pratensis and encodes:
- the soxR gene encoding redox-sensitive transcriptional activator SoxR, whose translation is MKVQVNLKSTWISRNIVSDQLITIGELAKRSGVAASALRFYEEQGLISSKREAGRQRQFSRDVLRRVAFIRVAQTVGLSLDEIKLALSTLPLQRTPTKQDWERLSRSWQPLLQQRIDTLTALRDQLTSCIGCGCLSLKKCALYNPEDTAQRRGSGPRYLLGDRSEAGLAESGVVKPA
- a CDS encoding GNAT family N-acetyltransferase; the encoded protein is MIDAIQTVEPHDLEQLRQFTERIIVAEKVTGDPALQAELIHNVHQNLDWWLANREHCCHLKYTRDGRIVAVVLVKNFWNLCSLFVTPELHRQGIGRALILAAVQHCRALSERPSIRLNSAPNAVAFYAALGFQPAESTRTLPPGFRAMALRL
- a CDS encoding questin oxidase family protein; translated protein: MSELIQDLTLQQLLDANGRFALNGKGTTNHCPMALCALAAMGAPPARLHEFFLQWEQRFALPEAPPGLRIARGSWAAHISQVEAFSALRLCFQEWMMEEGPDAVIAQVFSRLPFAPASGAFHAVIRLAYGLEAMHDGEIAAGLAALVSGNLPIEIDIEEHGVAASVGAGLATLSEALHGTVFKGDMITTRLRAVALHPLFRSALPAPPRLAPLNARLLDDMARAAIQLYWQTNNFTALHMVTGLHAVRRVFSHLPEQIAESLLPDLWKAFCAAYVSIGAPPQAEGTGHALADGADPWLQLFRLALSSDDDHDIKTVYTCYCENLRAPSLLYSAAAARRVRHLS
- a CDS encoding class I SAM-dependent methyltransferase codes for the protein MPNSVPFNLLAHNAAAWDRQALSDSPWSQPVSSDIIAAARQGQWQIHLTPSSLPTAWLGDVRGKKVLCLAAAGGQQAPVLAAAGAEVTVFDLSPEQLAKDATVARRDGLPLHIVQGDMRDLSLFADASFDLVFHPVSNQYVPDIQPVWKECFRVLRPGGALLASFFNPAVFIADRDPSYAAQGMIKPRFQVPYSDLEDLGSAELAAKREERGAMIFGHSLASQIGGQLAAGFVLAGFLEEMQPNPRFEIEKFMPSFMATRSVKL
- a CDS encoding GNAT family N-acetyltransferase, translating into MQHTNPPDLPHELVCLRPLSRADLPAWYAYLTMPHVLEHTSWQLHSIDDLQQKFDGLESTDPASELRFAIVLRSSGELVGSIGFHSLSQPNKTAEIAYDLAPGVWGMGIAPSACAAMTDWAFDRLGVVRIQATALDSNTRTLRVLEKCGFQREGLLRNFRMVRGEPRNFWIYARLNPGQP